In the genome of Flexistipes sinusarabici DSM 4947, one region contains:
- a CDS encoding GerMN domain-containing protein produces MSRFGKITIIISLTALVFLSLTYFYISGLEKVYFIDDDTFNPAPKSLFINPVSSEENRIIKALNLLKSPQSFKGYSSEVPSSVVFNSVNFDNNICYIDITFDKKPGESSSYHEDRMLLSIFKTIKHFRPETEKFKLNVKGGTNSFKHISTKYYMKLKDNNISITNR; encoded by the coding sequence ATGAGCAGGTTTGGAAAAATTACAATTATTATCTCTCTTACAGCACTTGTTTTTCTATCGTTAACCTATTTTTATATAAGCGGACTGGAAAAGGTATACTTTATCGACGATGACACTTTTAATCCGGCTCCAAAATCTCTTTTTATAAATCCCGTAAGCAGTGAAGAAAACCGGATTATCAAGGCGCTGAACCTCCTGAAGTCCCCGCAGTCATTCAAGGGATATTCTTCGGAAGTCCCGTCATCTGTGGTATTCAATTCTGTAAATTTCGATAATAATATCTGCTATATAGATATTACTTTTGATAAAAAGCCAGGAGAAAGCAGCAGCTACCACGAGGATAGAATGCTTTTAAGTATTTTTAAAACAATAAAACATTTCAGGCCGGAAACCGAAAAATTTAAACTTAACGTCAAAGGCGGCACAAACAGCTTTAAACATATTAGTACGAAATATTATATGAAACTAAAGGATAACAATATCTCAATTACAAACAGATAA
- the wrbA gene encoding NAD(P)H:quinone oxidoreductase encodes MTTVYVVFYSLYGHVYRMAEEVVKGVKEVENVEVKLFQVPELMSNEQIEAAGAKEAKESFAHVPVIEPDMLAEADGIIFGTPTRYGNMASQMKNFLDQTGSLWMNGALVGKVGSVFASTATQHGGQETTLTSFHTVLFHHGMIVAGVPYSCGELMNMDEITGGAPYGATTLANTDGSRQPTENELAIARFQGKHVAGITKKLHS; translated from the coding sequence ATGACTACTGTTTATGTTGTTTTTTACAGTTTATACGGACATGTTTACAGGATGGCAGAAGAAGTTGTAAAAGGTGTAAAAGAAGTGGAAAATGTCGAGGTAAAACTTTTCCAGGTTCCGGAACTGATGAGCAATGAGCAGATTGAGGCAGCTGGTGCAAAAGAAGCTAAAGAATCTTTTGCTCATGTTCCTGTTATTGAGCCGGATATGCTTGCTGAAGCTGACGGTATAATTTTCGGTACACCCACCAGATATGGGAATATGGCTTCTCAAATGAAAAATTTTCTTGACCAAACCGGCAGCCTTTGGATGAACGGTGCACTTGTTGGAAAGGTGGGAAGTGTTTTTGCATCGACTGCTACCCAGCATGGAGGTCAGGAGACAACGTTGACCAGCTTTCACACCGTTTTATTTCACCATGGCATGATAGTTGCGGGTGTTCCGTACTCTTGCGGTGAGCTGATGAATATGGACGAAATCACAGGCGGTGCACCCTACGGGGCCACAACCCTTGCAAATACTGACGGTTCAAGACAGCCTACGGAAAATGAGCTTGCCATTGCCCGTTTTCAGGGTAAACATGTGGCGGGTATCACTAAAAAGCTTCATTCTTAA
- the rbr gene encoding rubrerythrin: protein MAKSLKGTKTLENLMKAFAGESQARNRYTYFADIAKKEGYRQIEAIFLETAENEREHAKRFYKHVTDNLGLEEPIPVEITADYPASLGNTYQNLKAAAAGENEEHSDLYPTFAKVADEEGFPEIAHQFRKIAEVEVAHEKRYLKLAENVDNGKVFKKEKKTLWKCRNCGYIHEGDEAPETCPACAHPIEHFELLAENY, encoded by the coding sequence ATGGCTAAGAGTCTTAAAGGCACAAAAACTCTGGAAAACTTGATGAAAGCTTTCGCAGGAGAATCTCAGGCAAGGAACCGTTACACTTACTTTGCAGATATTGCAAAGAAAGAAGGTTACAGACAGATTGAGGCAATCTTCCTGGAAACAGCGGAGAATGAAAGGGAACATGCAAAAAGATTTTACAAGCATGTTACGGACAATCTTGGCTTGGAAGAGCCCATCCCTGTTGAGATAACTGCAGATTATCCTGCCTCACTGGGTAACACATACCAAAACCTGAAAGCTGCTGCTGCAGGTGAAAATGAAGAACATTCTGATCTTTATCCGACATTTGCCAAAGTGGCAGATGAGGAAGGATTTCCTGAAATTGCCCATCAGTTCAGAAAAATTGCAGAAGTTGAAGTTGCTCATGAAAAAAGATATCTGAAACTGGCTGAGAATGTAGACAACGGAAAGGTATTCAAAAAAGAAAAGAAAACGCTATGGAAATGCAGAAACTGCGGTTATATTCATGAGGGAGATGAGGCTCCTGAAACTTGCCCCGCCTGTGCCCATCCTATAGAACACTTTGAACTGCTTGCTGAAAACTATTAA
- a CDS encoding peptidylprolyl isomerase: MKFFKLSGIVMLIAAFALTAFAKDVKDEKVAAVVEGKKIYMSEVNNVLESVIARQGMKSSQIDMNSPKMQQVKKSIVENLVNRELLMLASLKNKPEDLEKKVEEEYKRVKSRFKNDKDFENALEKNQMDAAQLKEQLRKNVLLDSYVKNIESGIKISDKEAQKYYENNKDKFKQPEKVKVSHIILRTGEKAKYENPEKKINEIYEKIKNGKSFEEMAKKYSEDGSAMKGGNLGYIQKGRTVPSFEKVAFDTKLGNISEPFKTKFGYHILKVTDKQEAGQKTFEEVKSNIKEVLKNQKMKEKLNAKLKELRSKYDVKINL; the protein is encoded by the coding sequence ATGAAATTTTTTAAATTATCAGGAATAGTTATGCTGATAGCCGCTTTTGCGTTAACTGCTTTTGCAAAAGATGTGAAAGATGAAAAAGTGGCGGCGGTTGTGGAAGGCAAAAAGATCTATATGAGCGAAGTCAACAATGTTCTGGAAAGTGTTATTGCAAGACAGGGGATGAAGTCGTCTCAAATTGATATGAATTCACCCAAGATGCAGCAGGTTAAAAAATCTATTGTTGAAAATCTGGTTAACAGAGAATTGCTGATGCTGGCTTCTCTGAAAAACAAACCTGAGGATCTGGAGAAAAAGGTTGAAGAGGAATATAAACGTGTTAAATCCCGCTTTAAAAATGATAAAGACTTTGAAAATGCGTTGGAAAAAAACCAGATGGATGCGGCTCAACTGAAAGAACAACTTAGAAAGAATGTTCTTCTGGATTCGTATGTTAAGAATATTGAATCCGGGATAAAAATAAGCGATAAAGAAGCCCAAAAGTATTATGAAAACAATAAAGATAAGTTTAAACAGCCGGAAAAGGTTAAAGTATCACATATTATTTTGAGAACAGGCGAAAAAGCAAAATACGAAAACCCTGAAAAAAAGATAAACGAAATTTATGAAAAAATTAAAAACGGCAAATCTTTTGAGGAAATGGCCAAAAAATATTCGGAAGACGGCAGCGCTATGAAAGGGGGGAACTTGGGATATATACAGAAAGGCAGAACTGTTCCCTCATTTGAGAAAGTGGCTTTTGATACGAAATTGGGGAATATCAGCGAGCCGTTTAAAACCAAGTTCGGCTATCACATTCTTAAGGTAACGGATAAGCAGGAAGCCGGACAAAAAACTTTTGAGGAAGTGAAGAGCAACATTAAAGAAGTGCTGAAGAACCAAAAAATGAAAGAAAAATTAAATGCAAAACTCAAAGAGCTAAGAAGCAAGTATGATGTGAAAATAAACTTATAA
- a CDS encoding transposase: protein MISETVENVKGKIRKIVHDLNEHISKPQQKYLLEMIPGCFSTGSLNLTSISGYLSEKTKVKHTLKRLQRNTENYSSLLKISNLYNIHSSYEETIKDERVLISVDEGDLVHDYGKSFELISKVRDGSSKKKRINNGYFLNHAVCYSLSSKRVLPLYLDIHSSISPDFKSANNETIKLLDTIEKKFKDKGIFVMDRGYDAGVILEYLYKKGLSFIIRSVGNRHVTHRGKNVLVSKLCKSVINKRYKKNSFSYGYAKCYYKGRPMTVISAKGAEKDNYVYLLCEGHIRKSKEAFFRVKSYFKRWKVEESFRFMKQQLGIERCLVRKFDSIKTMLGIASFCWNLLSRIESDRLLAVELERMSRREKYNTKNRTVCTFMHYRISDGIRNMLLSYNKRLFRFRDKKYKSDIVYYMKIPYYLEKHREREIIDGIPVVRRKKSLLVA from the coding sequence ATGATAAGTGAAACCGTGGAAAATGTGAAGGGAAAAATTAGAAAAATTGTGCACGATCTCAACGAACATATTTCAAAGCCTCAGCAAAAATATTTACTGGAAATGATTCCGGGATGTTTTTCAACAGGCAGCTTAAATCTTACATCCATATCGGGCTATCTGAGTGAAAAGACCAAAGTAAAACATACGCTAAAAAGGCTGCAAAGGAATACAGAGAACTATTCGTCCCTGCTTAAAATTTCAAATTTATATAATATTCACAGCAGTTATGAAGAAACGATAAAAGATGAGAGAGTACTAATATCAGTGGATGAGGGAGATCTGGTTCATGATTATGGCAAGTCATTTGAACTCATATCGAAGGTTCGTGACGGCAGCAGCAAAAAGAAACGGATAAATAATGGTTATTTTCTGAATCATGCAGTTTGTTACAGTCTTTCCAGCAAAAGAGTGTTACCGCTTTATCTTGATATTCACAGTAGCATTTCCCCTGATTTCAAGAGTGCCAACAATGAGACAATAAAATTATTGGATACAATAGAGAAAAAATTCAAAGATAAGGGTATTTTTGTAATGGACAGGGGCTATGATGCTGGAGTTATACTGGAATATCTTTATAAAAAGGGTCTGAGTTTTATAATAAGAAGCGTTGGTAACCGTCATGTAACTCACAGAGGCAAGAACGTACTGGTTTCCAAGTTGTGCAAATCTGTCATAAACAAACGTTACAAAAAGAATAGTTTTTCTTATGGTTATGCGAAATGTTATTATAAGGGGCGTCCTATGACGGTAATAAGTGCTAAGGGGGCAGAAAAGGATAATTATGTCTATCTTCTTTGCGAGGGTCATATAAGAAAGAGCAAGGAAGCCTTTTTCCGGGTGAAGAGTTATTTCAAAAGATGGAAGGTAGAAGAGAGTTTCAGATTTATGAAGCAGCAGTTGGGCATAGAGAGATGTCTTGTGAGGAAATTTGATTCTATAAAGACAATGCTTGGTATAGCTTCTTTTTGCTGGAATTTATTATCCCGGATAGAATCAGACAGATTGTTAGCGGTGGAACTTGAGAGAATGTCGAGACGTGAGAAATATAACACAAAGAATAGGACAGTGTGCACATTTATGCATTACAGGATATCAGACGGTATCAGGAATATGTTATTGTCTTATAATAAGAGGCTTTTTAGATTTAGAGATAAAAAATATAAATCAGATATAGTGTATTATATGAAGATACCGTATTATTTAGAAAAACATAGGGAAAGAGAAATTATAGATGGTATTCCTGTTGTCAGAAGGAAAAAAAGTTTACTCGTGGCATAA
- the phoU gene encoding phosphate signaling complex protein PhoU, with translation MRKIDMEYLELKKMLAKMSQLSTSMIEDSISSLVERNSELAEDIIKRDDDVDAYDTEIDEFCLKALALYEPKAVDLRFITTALRIIVDLERIGDHCVEISKEVIRLNKIPPVKPYIDLPKMAESASSMVKNSVTAYFEKDIKLAINVIKKDDYIDDLHGQILRELITYIAEDIRKTKGAISLMFITRSLERIADHATNIAEMVYFMVTGKIIKHTIFDDKDIEKLLEEENE, from the coding sequence ATGAGAAAGATAGATATGGAATACTTGGAACTTAAAAAGATGCTTGCAAAAATGAGTCAGCTCTCCACATCAATGATAGAGGACTCAATTTCATCCCTCGTTGAAAGAAACTCCGAGCTGGCTGAAGATATTATCAAAAGAGACGATGACGTGGACGCTTATGATACGGAAATTGACGAGTTCTGTCTTAAAGCTCTGGCTTTGTATGAGCCAAAAGCTGTCGACCTTCGCTTTATCACAACCGCCCTCAGAATAATTGTCGATTTGGAAAGGATAGGCGATCACTGTGTGGAAATTTCAAAAGAAGTAATTCGTCTTAATAAAATTCCACCTGTAAAGCCCTACATCGATCTTCCAAAAATGGCAGAATCTGCATCCTCAATGGTGAAAAATTCTGTAACAGCTTACTTTGAGAAGGATATCAAACTTGCCATTAACGTTATCAAAAAAGATGACTATATAGACGATCTTCACGGACAGATATTAAGGGAGTTGATAACATATATTGCCGAAGATATAAGAAAAACCAAGGGAGCCATCTCACTGATGTTCATCACCAGAAGTCTCGAAAGGATTGCTGACCATGCAACAAACATTGCAGAAATGGTTTACTTCATGGTTACCGGAAAAATTATAAAACACACTATCTTTGACGATAAGGATATTGAGAAACTTTTAGAGGAGGAAAATGAGTAA
- a CDS encoding response regulator, whose amino-acid sequence MSNILLIEDEHSLREIITFNLKNAGHEVVDTDNANDALIIIEDFIPEIILLDIMLPGLKGGQFLNLIRSNPKYHDIPVIIISAKSSEDDIVRLLEAGADDYLTKPFSIKVLLAKIRVMLKRSPAMTDKKVIEYNNILVDQNNYRVYCNNSEITLTHKEFELLTLFLKHPRRVFTRNQLLSTVWGYESDVFTRTVDSHISSLRKKLGEKGNIIKSIPKIGYKVE is encoded by the coding sequence ATGAGTAACATACTGCTCATAGAGGACGAACATTCTCTAAGAGAAATAATTACCTTTAATCTTAAAAACGCCGGTCATGAAGTTGTTGATACAGATAACGCCAATGACGCATTGATTATTATAGAAGATTTTATCCCCGAAATAATCCTGCTGGATATAATGTTGCCCGGTCTTAAAGGTGGTCAGTTTCTCAATTTGATACGTTCAAATCCTAAATATCACGATATTCCAGTAATTATAATTTCAGCCAAAAGCAGTGAAGACGATATTGTGCGTCTGCTGGAGGCCGGGGCAGACGATTATCTGACAAAGCCGTTCAGTATAAAAGTACTACTTGCAAAAATAAGGGTAATGCTGAAACGCTCACCGGCAATGACAGATAAAAAAGTTATTGAATATAATAATATTTTGGTCGACCAAAACAATTACAGGGTCTACTGTAACAATTCCGAAATCACATTGACACATAAGGAGTTTGAACTGTTAACACTTTTCCTTAAACATCCCCGAAGGGTTTTTACAAGAAACCAGCTGCTAAGCACGGTGTGGGGCTACGAATCGGATGTTTTTACAAGAACAGTGGACTCCCATATTTCTTCATTGAGGAAAAAACTCGGGGAGAAAGGAAATATAATCAAATCTATCCCCAAAATCGGGTATAAGGTAGAATAA
- a CDS encoding sensor histidine kinase has product MKTYIKFFLLISIPIFIAVVVGFTIIQKNVISETKQQLVKEIKQKWLIVKDDFASVSGKNYLIYSKYAEISDKTNLRFTLIDKNGKVILESTVAYEKIDQLDNHADRPEIKEALKTGTGTVIRYSKTLNEKLFYYAGKLPNGNVLRIAYPLSYIKNLEESITMQMTAIFTALLLTIVIIVALLAQKLSLPIQKLNYIAENVEKGKTNIHFPKFRDPQMAKIATLIYKIFHAMLNKQNTLKAEQEKLEHIFSIMDEGILLTDTNNSVRHINESFKTLFDTDVKKGDNLLESLNDAELIDFFDEILQNDTVNRAQFPFRERIFEVYVNTMNDQKLTVLHDVTDRIKYQLFKAELTGNISHELKTPISMIMNYAETLMINDDLDDQTRKKFLQTIYSSTNRLNELINDIVELHKLESLGENFEISEPVDLSELKENMQMLYANVENKDIAFHFDSTKVNFFNEHLQSVITNLVDNAIKYSDGKRIGVTVHKKNGQLHIRVDDEGPKIAEGDKKRIFERFYTCSKSRNKEKSGTGLGLSIVKHIVELYEGVIKLKTNEWGGNSFHIIMQEKSTESKN; this is encoded by the coding sequence ATGAAAACATATATAAAATTTTTTCTGCTAATAAGCATACCGATATTTATTGCTGTTGTAGTTGGATTTACCATAATCCAAAAGAATGTTATCAGCGAAACAAAGCAGCAGCTTGTCAAGGAAATAAAACAAAAATGGCTTATTGTAAAAGATGATTTTGCTTCGGTTTCCGGGAAAAATTATTTAATCTACAGCAAATACGCGGAAATCAGCGATAAGACAAACCTTAGATTCACACTTATAGACAAAAACGGTAAAGTTATTTTAGAGTCAACGGTCGCATATGAAAAAATAGACCAGCTTGATAACCATGCTGACAGACCGGAAATAAAAGAAGCATTAAAAACAGGAACCGGAACCGTAATTCGATACAGCAAAACGCTTAATGAAAAACTCTTTTATTACGCCGGGAAGCTACCTAACGGCAATGTTTTACGGATTGCCTACCCTCTCTCTTACATCAAAAATCTTGAAGAAAGCATTACTATGCAGATGACTGCCATTTTTACTGCACTGTTGCTCACGATTGTCATTATTGTGGCACTTCTCGCACAGAAATTATCCCTTCCCATACAGAAACTGAATTATATTGCAGAAAATGTTGAAAAAGGGAAAACAAACATCCACTTTCCGAAATTCAGAGATCCTCAAATGGCAAAAATTGCTACTCTTATATATAAAATATTTCATGCGATGCTTAACAAACAAAACACACTCAAAGCGGAACAGGAAAAACTGGAACACATTTTCTCCATTATGGACGAAGGAATACTTCTGACAGACACCAACAATAGTGTAAGACATATTAATGAAAGCTTTAAGACCCTTTTTGACACAGATGTGAAAAAGGGTGACAATCTGCTGGAATCTCTTAACGATGCCGAGTTAATAGACTTTTTTGATGAAATTCTTCAAAATGATACTGTAAATAGAGCTCAGTTCCCTTTCCGGGAGCGTATTTTTGAAGTTTATGTCAATACGATGAATGACCAGAAACTTACCGTATTACATGATGTGACCGACCGAATCAAATATCAGCTTTTTAAAGCGGAGCTTACCGGAAACATTTCCCATGAGCTTAAAACCCCTATCTCAATGATTATGAATTATGCAGAAACACTTATGATAAATGATGATCTTGATGATCAAACCAGAAAAAAATTCCTCCAAACAATTTACTCTTCCACCAACAGATTAAATGAACTGATCAACGACATCGTGGAGCTCCACAAGCTTGAGTCCTTAGGGGAAAACTTTGAAATTTCAGAACCGGTGGATTTGTCCGAGCTTAAAGAAAACATGCAGATGCTTTATGCAAATGTTGAAAACAAAGATATAGCTTTTCATTTTGATAGTACAAAGGTGAACTTCTTCAATGAGCACCTGCAAAGTGTAATCACCAATCTCGTCGACAATGCAATTAAATACAGTGACGGTAAAAGAATCGGGGTAACTGTTCATAAAAAGAACGGTCAGCTGCATATAAGGGTTGACGACGAGGGACCGAAAATTGCTGAAGGAGATAAAAAACGGATTTTTGAAAGATTTTATACCTGTTCCAAATCCAGAAACAAAGAAAAATCAGGAACGGGGCTCGGGCTCTCGATAGTCAAACATATTGTTGAGCTGTATGAAGGTGTTATAAAGCTGAAAACAAACGAATGGGGCGGAAACTCATTTCATATAATAATGCAGGAAAAAAGTACCGAAAGCAAAAACTAG
- a CDS encoding 2-dehydropantoate 2-reductase, with protein sequence MAEFHSDKKIAVLGAGAVGSFYGGMLAKSGFDVTLIARGKHLEALQSKGLRIESYRYGNLDLQVKADSKLKGVYDVIIVSTKSEDTAAACENIGNHLSKNGFVVSLQNGVDNTKTISQFLPIEKIIPSRIYVGLSVTAPGVVKHSAEGILGFGAADKTDKSYVDAFERILSETELEYKVEEDILQAQWKKLLWNLAFNPLSALLESTCGKLSHDEEINDLMHKIVEEGVRAARYRGVDVPESYAVSVPDRIKGLENFKTSMLQDIEKGKNPEIDGIILPVITTLKDHGQNAPYCETIYKSLKFKYGKKFIYTPKLTVDMIVENETGEILLIKRKNPPHGWALPGGFVDYGEKTEDAAVRELAEETGISVSVNNINLLGVYSDPSRDPRGHTASVVYYVKANAEAEAADDAKEASFFVKNNIPEDIAFDHRKILDDYFGKLSVRRKT encoded by the coding sequence ATGGCAGAATTTCATTCAGATAAAAAGATAGCCGTACTGGGAGCCGGTGCTGTCGGAAGTTTTTACGGCGGTATGCTTGCAAAAAGCGGTTTCGATGTTACGCTTATTGCGCGCGGGAAACATCTGGAAGCTCTGCAGTCAAAAGGTCTTAGAATTGAAAGCTATAGATACGGGAATCTTGATCTGCAGGTCAAAGCTGACAGTAAGCTTAAGGGTGTTTACGATGTCATTATAGTTTCCACTAAGTCCGAAGATACAGCTGCTGCGTGTGAAAATATCGGCAATCATCTGAGTAAAAACGGTTTTGTTGTTTCTCTGCAGAACGGTGTTGATAATACAAAAACAATTTCGCAGTTTTTGCCTATTGAAAAAATTATTCCATCAAGGATTTATGTCGGTTTAAGTGTCACAGCTCCGGGTGTTGTCAAACATTCCGCAGAGGGTATTCTCGGTTTCGGGGCGGCGGATAAAACGGATAAATCTTATGTTGATGCTTTTGAGAGGATATTGTCCGAAACGGAGCTTGAGTATAAGGTGGAAGAGGACATACTTCAGGCACAGTGGAAAAAACTTTTATGGAATCTGGCATTTAACCCCCTTTCTGCACTTCTGGAAAGCACCTGCGGCAAACTTTCACACGATGAAGAGATCAATGACTTAATGCATAAAATTGTTGAAGAGGGCGTAAGGGCTGCCCGTTACAGGGGTGTTGACGTACCTGAATCATATGCCGTTAGTGTACCGGATAGAATAAAAGGGTTGGAAAATTTTAAAACCAGTATGTTGCAGGATATAGAAAAGGGAAAAAACCCCGAAATAGACGGAATAATTCTCCCTGTAATTACAACATTGAAGGATCACGGACAAAATGCTCCATACTGTGAAACAATTTACAAATCTTTGAAATTCAAATACGGAAAAAAGTTTATTTATACACCTAAACTGACAGTGGATATGATAGTTGAAAATGAAACGGGTGAAATATTGCTCATAAAAAGGAAAAATCCTCCCCACGGGTGGGCTTTGCCGGGGGGATTTGTGGATTACGGTGAAAAAACGGAAGATGCTGCTGTGAGGGAGCTTGCTGAGGAGACGGGTATATCAGTTTCGGTAAACAATATTAATCTGCTTGGGGTTTATTCCGATCCTTCAAGGGATCCCCGCGGTCATACTGCCAGCGTCGTATATTATGTGAAGGCAAATGCTGAAGCTGAAGCTGCTGATGACGCTAAAGAAGCCTCGTTTTTTGTTAAAAATAATATCCCTGAAGATATAGCTTTTGATCATAGGAAGATACTTGATGACTATTTTGGCAAGTTGAGCGTAAGACGTAAGACGTGA